In Gambusia affinis linkage group LG06, SWU_Gaff_1.0, whole genome shotgun sequence, one DNA window encodes the following:
- the polr1g gene encoding CD3e molecule, epsilon associated protein codes for MPKDVSSSSSEDETDNVATETTKRQKEPARKTARLECPEDFVSFCHVPCRSTLADNLRNNENELWLIKAPASFDPLCFSGVQVPLSGLQTLKVPGPVQQSYSVLASSRPNDLHLLTSDSRTSDGFVFAPAFSGLLNICESYGDAGGERAPRVVPAAPAPAVPSGLKQRFHPFGSKTPKLTYVAENEADGAAFGPSTTTLRPLVMKQFVEDGGRVGDDDEEEEGRKRKKKKKKEKRIKSEEAEVLLQMKREPPDENVDEAMTAAVAGKTMKKKKKKKEEDREREEVEEGLEPSVNVKVEPVSVKCEPLDVLYGDAAESSGKRKKKKKKSRTEEDVHS; via the exons ATGCCAAAAGACGTTTCTTCGTCTTCGAGCGAAGATGAAACGGATAATGTTGCCACGGAAACAACAAAACGGCAGAAAGAACCCG cgaGGAAGACCGCGCGGTTGGAGTGTCCTGAGGACTTTGTGTCTTTCTGCCACGTTCCCTGCCGCAGCACGCTGGCAGACAATCTGAGGAACAACGAGAACGAGTTGTGGCTCATTAAAGCTCCTGCCAGCTTCGACCCCCTCTG CTTCAGCGGCGTCCAGGTCCCCCTGTCGGGTCTCCAGACCCTGAAGGTTCCGGGTCCGGTCCAGCAGAGCTACAGCGTCCTGGCGTCGTCCCGCCCCAACGACCTTCACCTGCTCACCAGCGACAGCCGGACGTCGGACGGCTTCGTCTTCGCTCCGGCCTTTTCCGGCCTGCTGAACATCTGCGAGAGCTACGGGGACGCTGGCGGCGAGCGGGCGCCACGCGTCGTGCCGGCCGCCCCGGCGCCCGCCGTCCCGTCCGGCCTCAAGCAGCGGTTCCACCCGTTCGGCAGCAAGACTCCAAAGCTCACCTACGTGGCGGAGAACGAGGCGGACGGAGCCGCGTTCGGGCCGTCGACAACGACGCTGCGGCCGCTGGTGATGAAGCAGTTCGTAGAAGATGGAGGCCGGGTGGGTGATGatgacgaggaggaggaaggcaggaagagaaaaaagaagaagaagaaagagaagcgGATAAAGTCGGAAGAAGCGGAAGTGTTGCTGCAGATGAAACGGGAACCACCCGATGAAAATGTAGACGAAGCGATGACAGCGGCGGTGGCAGGGAAGacaatgaagaagaagaagaagaagaaggaggaggacaGGGAgcgggaggaggtggaggagggacTTGAGCCCAGCGTGAACGTTAAGGTGGAACCAGTTTCTGTGAAATGTGAGCCGCTGGACGTTTTATATGGCGACGCAGCAGAGAGTTCagggaagaggaagaagaagaagaagaaaagcagaacgGAGGAGGACGTTCACTCCTGA